A stretch of Acidobacteriota bacterium DNA encodes these proteins:
- the pheA gene encoding prephenate dehydratase encodes MAGPKPEAAGGTRRRTPGPGLRVAAGTRVAVQGELGSFSHRAACRLFGPRIDPVHCASFDEAFGAVRKKKADLALVPIENTLAGSIHKNYDLLARHSLEVIAETSLRVEHSLIVHPGVPIGRIRRIYSHPAALDQCTRLLGRLRGVERNTSYDTAGSVRFIRDRGMRDAAAIASEDAARIYGMQVLLRGIEDDPENYTRFLALAPRKRYPRGGEKTSIVFGLRNEPGILFRALSVFALRNIDLSKIESRPIRGLPWEYLFYLDLRIDVRSRECAHALRHLRELAPYLKVLGSYPVF; translated from the coding sequence ATGGCCGGGCCGAAGCCTGAAGCCGCGGGGGGCACCCGCCGAAGGACACCGGGGCCGGGACTCCGGGTGGCCGCGGGAACGCGGGTGGCCGTGCAGGGGGAACTCGGGTCCTTCTCGCACCGGGCGGCCTGCCGCCTGTTCGGACCCCGGATCGATCCGGTGCATTGCGCCTCCTTCGACGAGGCTTTCGGGGCGGTCCGGAAGAAGAAGGCGGACCTGGCCCTGGTCCCCATCGAAAACACGCTGGCCGGAAGCATTCACAAAAACTACGATCTGCTGGCCCGGCATTCCCTGGAGGTCATCGCCGAGACTTCGCTCCGCGTCGAGCACAGCCTGATCGTGCACCCGGGCGTCCCGATCGGGCGGATCCGCCGGATCTATTCGCACCCGGCCGCCCTGGACCAGTGCACCCGGCTGCTCGGCCGGCTGCGGGGGGTGGAGAGGAACACCTCCTACGACACGGCCGGAAGCGTCCGGTTCATCAGGGACCGGGGGATGCGCGACGCCGCCGCGATCGCCTCGGAGGATGCCGCCCGCATCTATGGAATGCAGGTGCTGTTGCGGGGGATCGAGGACGATCCGGAAAATTACACCCGGTTCCTCGCGCTGGCGCCCCGGAAACGGTACCCCCGGGGAGGCGAGAAGACCAGCATCGTGTTCGGGCTCCGCAACGAGCCGGGAATTCTCTTCAGGGCGCTGTCGGTATTCGCCCTGCGCAATATCGATCTCAGCAAAATCGAATCGCGCCCGATCCGCGGTCTCCCCTGGGAATACCTGTTTTACCTCGACCTGCGGATCGACGTCCGGAGCCGCGAGTGTGCGCACGCGCTCCGGCACCTGAGGGAACTCGCACCCTACCTCAAGGTGCTCGGTTCCTATCCCGTGTTCTGA